Proteins encoded within one genomic window of Gemmatimonadaceae bacterium:
- a CDS encoding DUF1028 domain-containing protein — MASTRRPARWVARQSRVFSVGNGVLWAEAGVGVVATQAIVDVSYGPQALTLLRQGVKPADVVKRVWTADPDPIPDRWTKEGRQFSVMNAQGEVATYTGPRASAWAGHAYGKFASAQGNILAGEAVVRDMVTAFERTEGHLSLRLLAALEAGQAAGGDTRGMQSAAMLIVKKDGGVWLHNDVVLRLQVDDNPEPIRELRRLVEKAAAQRRPRP; from the coding sequence TTGGCTTCGACCCGGCGACCGGCGAGGTGGGTGGCGCGGCAGTCGCGCGTATTTTCGGTCGGCAATGGCGTGCTGTGGGCCGAGGCCGGCGTCGGCGTCGTCGCGACGCAGGCCATCGTGGACGTGAGCTACGGCCCACAGGCGTTGACCCTGCTGCGCCAAGGGGTGAAGCCCGCCGATGTCGTCAAGCGCGTTTGGACGGCGGACCCCGATCCGATCCCCGATCGCTGGACCAAGGAGGGGCGCCAGTTCTCGGTCATGAATGCGCAGGGCGAGGTCGCGACCTACACGGGCCCGCGGGCCAGCGCCTGGGCCGGACACGCCTACGGCAAGTTTGCCTCGGCGCAGGGGAACATCCTCGCGGGCGAGGCGGTGGTGCGCGACATGGTGACAGCATTCGAGCGCACGGAGGGGCATCTGTCGCTGCGACTGCTGGCCGCCCTCGAGGCCGGACAGGCCGCCGGTGGAGACACGCGCGGCATGCAATCCGCCGCCATGCTCATCGTGAAGAAGGACGGCGGAGTCTGGCTGCACAACGACGTGGTGCTTCGGCTGCAGGTCGACGACAACCCCGAGCCGATCCGGGAACTGCGCCGGCTCGTGGAAAAGGCCGCGGCACAGCGGAGACCGCGGCCGTAA
- a CDS encoding VOC family protein, whose protein sequence is MPSDLSIGPIGQVAIRATDVPRACAFYRDVLGFQHLFDAGPTLSFLACGGVRLMLSTAESGQFDHPASVLYYKVPDIQHAFRTLEERGAEFIDTPHLIARLPDHELWMVFLRDTEGNVLALMSEVRAA, encoded by the coding sequence ATGCCGAGTGACCTCTCGATCGGCCCCATCGGCCAGGTCGCCATTCGCGCGACCGATGTGCCGCGCGCGTGTGCCTTCTATCGCGACGTGCTCGGCTTTCAGCACCTGTTCGACGCCGGCCCCACGCTCTCGTTCCTCGCGTGTGGCGGCGTCCGCCTCATGCTCTCGACCGCCGAGTCGGGCCAGTTCGATCACCCGGCGTCGGTGCTCTACTACAAGGTGCCGGACATCCAGCACGCGTTCCGAACGCTCGAGGAGCGCGGCGCGGAGTTCATTGACACGCCGCATCTCATCGCGAGGCTTCCGGACCACGAGCTGTGGATGGTGTTTCTCCGTGACACCGAGGGCAACGTCCTGGCCCTGATGAGCGAGGTCCGCGCCGCGTGA
- a CDS encoding proline dehydrogenase family protein — MSLARTALLRASRSQWLARQLTQRRFARQAVKKFMPGEELTDALGAADTLARSSIGTIITRLGESLTGERNTDEVRDHYIAALAAIAARGLPTVLSIKPTQLGLDTSVKECVRQVGAIAQAAAAHGTFIWIDMEDSSYVDRTLEVYEHIKSSHPGTGLALQAYLYRTPKDLERLLPLKPIIRLVKGAYAEPPQVAFPAKRDTDAAFVSLGETMLDASSRGEALPIFGTHDMNIVNRLVGRARSMQLTKDRFEVHMLYGIRSAEQRSLAASGVGVRCLISYGANWFPWYMRRLAERPANVWFVVKTALT; from the coding sequence ATGTCGCTCGCCCGCACTGCCCTCCTCCGCGCATCCCGCAGCCAGTGGCTCGCCCGGCAACTCACGCAGCGCCGATTCGCACGGCAGGCGGTGAAGAAGTTCATGCCCGGCGAGGAACTCACTGACGCCCTGGGCGCTGCAGACACACTCGCACGCTCCAGCATCGGGACCATCATCACGCGGCTCGGCGAATCGCTCACCGGCGAGCGAAACACCGATGAGGTGCGCGATCACTACATCGCCGCGCTCGCCGCGATTGCTGCCCGCGGGCTTCCGACGGTTCTGTCCATCAAGCCCACGCAGCTGGGGCTGGACACGAGCGTAAAGGAATGCGTGCGCCAGGTGGGCGCCATCGCGCAGGCCGCGGCCGCGCATGGCACCTTCATCTGGATCGACATGGAAGACTCGTCCTATGTCGATCGCACGCTCGAGGTCTACGAACACATCAAGTCGAGCCACCCCGGCACCGGGCTCGCCCTGCAGGCCTACCTGTATCGCACGCCGAAGGATCTGGAGCGCCTGCTCCCGCTCAAGCCGATCATCCGCCTGGTGAAGGGCGCGTACGCCGAGCCTCCCCAGGTGGCCTTTCCGGCCAAGCGGGATACCGACGCCGCGTTTGTTTCGCTCGGCGAGACGATGCTGGACGCGTCCAGCCGCGGCGAGGCGCTGCCCATCTTCGGGACGCACGACATGAACATCGTGAACCGGCTCGTCGGCCGCGCGCGTTCCATGCAGCTGACGAAGGATCGCTTCGAGGTGCACATGCTCTACGGGATCCGGTCAGCCGAGCAGCGCAGCCTCGCCGCGAGCGGTGTCGGCGTGCGCTGCCTGATCAGCTACGGCGCCAACTGGTTTCCGTGGTACATGCGTCGACTCGCCGAACGGCCCGCCAACGTCTGGTTCGTAGTGAAGACCGCGCTGACGTGA
- a CDS encoding YncE family protein: MTRMRWPLLSQTLLASAAAAGLIALTPEHSTAQRARSTPPAVSRPKELPPAPPGSSAPTADYFAYVGAESADMIYRIRFGPDGAHVEKAIPIGIEATEMEGPHGLQISPDGKWLFMTTGHGTPDGKFWKYALGPDTLVGPPTVLGYFPASIDVTPDGLYTFSANFNLHGEMVPSSISVVYTPTNTEVAQTTTCVMPHGSRFNHAGTRHYSGCMMDDMLVELDTRTYEVSAMFSLAKGKEGLVKAPEHAGHAMAATDNREGHGASMTATCSPTWAQPAATGSLVYVACNKADQILEVDAASWRVVRRFQTGVGPYNLAVTPDGKFLLATLKKGAGFEMIDLATGQSVYRDKLSTTIGHGVAVSPDSRYAFVSSEGVGAAPGKVDVFDLVAKQRVGTVDVGQQASGIAFWKMVPRP, encoded by the coding sequence GTGACTCGTATGCGTTGGCCCCTGCTCTCCCAGACTCTCCTCGCGAGTGCTGCGGCAGCCGGACTGATCGCCCTGACGCCAGAACACTCCACGGCGCAGCGCGCGCGGTCGACACCTCCGGCTGTGTCCAGGCCAAAGGAGCTGCCACCCGCGCCGCCCGGAAGTAGCGCCCCGACGGCGGACTACTTCGCCTACGTCGGCGCCGAGTCCGCGGACATGATCTACCGCATCCGGTTCGGACCGGACGGTGCGCATGTGGAGAAGGCGATCCCGATCGGCATCGAGGCGACGGAGATGGAGGGCCCGCACGGGCTGCAGATCTCTCCCGACGGAAAGTGGCTCTTCATGACCACCGGCCACGGCACGCCCGACGGAAAGTTCTGGAAGTACGCGCTCGGCCCGGATACGCTGGTCGGCCCGCCAACGGTGCTGGGCTATTTCCCCGCCTCGATCGACGTGACGCCCGACGGCCTGTACACGTTCTCCGCGAACTTCAACCTGCACGGGGAGATGGTGCCGTCGTCGATCTCGGTGGTCTACACCCCGACCAACACCGAGGTCGCCCAAACGACGACGTGCGTCATGCCTCACGGCAGCCGGTTCAACCACGCCGGCACCAGGCACTACTCGGGGTGCATGATGGACGACATGCTCGTCGAGCTCGACACGCGCACCTACGAAGTGTCGGCGATGTTTTCGCTGGCCAAGGGCAAGGAAGGCCTGGTGAAGGCGCCGGAGCACGCCGGACATGCGATGGCCGCGACGGACAACCGCGAGGGGCACGGGGCGTCGATGACGGCCACGTGTTCGCCGACGTGGGCGCAGCCTGCGGCCACCGGCTCGCTCGTCTACGTGGCCTGCAACAAGGCCGACCAGATCCTCGAAGTGGACGCTGCCTCGTGGCGTGTGGTGCGGCGGTTCCAGACCGGTGTGGGGCCCTACAACCTCGCCGTAACGCCTGACGGCAAGTTCCTGCTCGCGACCCTGAAGAAGGGCGCCGGCTTCGAGATGATCGACCTTGCCACCGGGCAGAGCGTGTACCGCGACAAGCTCAGCACGACGATCGGGCACGGCGTGGCCGTGAGTCCCGATTCGCGCTACGCGTTTGTCAGCTCGGAAGGCGTGGGCGCGGCTCCGGGCAAGGTCGATGTGTTCGACCTCGTGGCCAAGCAACGCGTGGGCACGGTGGACGTGGGACAGCAGGCGAGCGGCATCGCGTTCTGGAAGATGGTCCCGCGGCCGTAG
- a CDS encoding serine hydroxymethyltransferase encodes MNDWHTWDRCPPGRALQATDPDIAALIAEETDRQSHGLELIASENFVSPAVLEAMGSPLTNKYAEGLPGKRYYGGCEVVDKVETLAIERAKQLFGAEHANVQPHSGASANAAVAFAFLEPGETILGQDLSQGGHLTHGSPVNYSGKTYRAVHYGLDDRGYIDYDMLRDVARREKPRMIIAGASAYARTIDFAKFAEVSREVGAILMVDMAHIAGLVATGHHPSPIPHADVVTSTTHKTLRGPRGGLILSTARHAKAIDKAVFPGLQGGPLEHVIAAKAVAFREALAPSFGVYCGQVVANARALAAALMARGYQLVSGGTDNHLMLVDLRNKGLTGKAAEQALDKAGITVNKNTVPKETQSPFVTSGIRIGTPAVTTRGMQEPAMQRIAELIDTVLMAPEDAAVHAKVREGVMELTRAFPLYR; translated from the coding sequence ATGAACGACTGGCACACGTGGGATCGGTGTCCCCCCGGCCGCGCGCTGCAGGCCACCGACCCCGACATCGCGGCACTCATTGCCGAAGAGACCGACCGCCAGTCGCACGGTCTGGAACTCATCGCCAGCGAGAACTTCGTGTCCCCGGCGGTGCTCGAAGCCATGGGCTCTCCGCTCACCAACAAGTACGCCGAAGGCCTGCCCGGAAAGCGCTACTATGGGGGCTGCGAGGTGGTGGACAAGGTGGAAACGCTCGCGATCGAACGTGCCAAACAGCTCTTTGGAGCCGAACACGCCAACGTGCAGCCGCACTCGGGGGCTTCGGCGAACGCCGCCGTCGCGTTTGCCTTCCTCGAGCCTGGCGAGACCATCCTCGGGCAGGATCTCTCGCAGGGTGGTCACCTCACGCACGGATCCCCGGTCAACTACTCGGGCAAGACCTATCGTGCGGTCCACTACGGCCTCGACGATCGGGGATACATCGACTACGACATGTTGCGCGATGTTGCACGCCGCGAAAAGCCGCGCATGATCATCGCGGGCGCCAGCGCCTATGCCCGCACCATCGACTTTGCGAAGTTTGCCGAGGTCTCGCGCGAGGTCGGGGCCATCCTCATGGTCGACATGGCACACATTGCCGGCCTCGTGGCGACCGGCCACCATCCCTCGCCCATCCCGCACGCCGATGTCGTCACCTCGACCACGCACAAGACGCTGCGCGGTCCGCGTGGAGGGCTGATCCTCAGCACCGCGCGCCACGCCAAGGCGATCGACAAGGCGGTCTTCCCCGGCCTGCAGGGCGGCCCGCTCGAACACGTCATTGCGGCCAAGGCGGTGGCTTTCAGGGAAGCGCTGGCGCCGTCGTTTGGAGTGTACTGCGGCCAGGTGGTCGCCAACGCTCGCGCTCTGGCGGCGGCGCTGATGGCGCGCGGATACCAGCTCGTATCGGGTGGCACGGACAACCACCTGATGCTGGTCGATCTGCGCAACAAGGGGCTCACCGGCAAGGCGGCGGAGCAGGCGCTGGACAAGGCGGGCATCACGGTCAACAAGAACACCGTGCCGAAGGAGACCCAGTCGCCCTTCGTGACGAGCGGCATTCGCATCGGCACGCCGGCGGTGACAACCCGTGGCATGCAGGAACCGGCCATGCAGCGCATCGCGGAGCTGATCGACACGGTGCTCATGGCGCCGGAGGACGCCGCCGTGCACGCGAAGGTGCGTGAGGGCGTGATGGAGCTCACGCGCGCGTTCCCGCTCTATCGCTGA
- the rpiB gene encoding ribose 5-phosphate isomerase B — MSEKIPIASDHAGYEMKARVAAHLRSLGFEVEDHGTNSPASTDYADYAHPVAEEVASGGVKRGILLCGTGLGMSYAANRHAHVRAAVAWSPEIAELSRRHNDANVLVLPSRFVSEGEAERIVDAWLNTPFEGGRHVPRIEKIELKEASE; from the coding sequence ATGTCCGAGAAGATCCCGATTGCATCCGACCACGCCGGCTACGAGATGAAGGCAAGGGTCGCCGCGCATCTCAGGTCGTTAGGCTTCGAGGTCGAAGACCACGGCACCAATTCGCCGGCGTCGACGGACTACGCCGACTATGCGCATCCGGTCGCCGAAGAAGTCGCATCCGGTGGAGTGAAGCGCGGCATCCTGCTGTGCGGCACCGGGCTCGGCATGTCGTACGCCGCCAATCGTCACGCACATGTGCGCGCGGCGGTCGCCTGGTCGCCCGAGATCGCCGAGCTTTCCCGCCGGCACAACGACGCCAACGTGCTGGTCCTGCCCTCGCGCTTCGTGTCGGAGGGCGAGGCAGAACGCATCGTCGACGCATGGCTCAACACGCCGTTCGAGGGAGGGCGGCACGTCCCCCGCATCGAGAAGATCGAACTCAAGGAGGCTTCGGAATGA
- a CDS encoding Glu/Leu/Phe/Val dehydrogenase: protein MGHEQLVLCHDKASGYRGIIAIHDTTLGPALGGTRFWQYQSDNDAIVDALRLSRGMTYKNAVAGLNLGGGKAVIIGDNRTVKREMIFRAHGRFVESLGGRYVTAEDVGTSTADMDFVHMETDYVAGLATRSGDPSPVTARGVFRAIQAAARQRWGSDEVAGRTVAVQGLGHVGTYLCRELHAQGAKLVVTDIDPNRVKRAVEEFGAAVVELDQIYSVQADIFAPCALGGILNDDTIPALKVEIVAGAANNQLLEERHGVEIEKRGILYAPDFVANAGGVINVYSELAGWTSQRALRKADEIYDTTLGVFEIAREHGIPTYEAADRLAERRLQAVGGLVRTWPQWPRKS from the coding sequence ATGGGGCACGAACAGCTCGTGCTCTGCCACGACAAGGCCAGCGGATACCGCGGTATCATCGCGATCCACGATACCACCCTCGGCCCGGCGCTCGGCGGCACGCGGTTCTGGCAGTACCAGAGCGACAACGACGCGATCGTCGACGCACTGCGTCTTTCGCGCGGCATGACGTACAAGAACGCCGTGGCCGGCCTCAATCTCGGTGGGGGCAAGGCCGTCATCATCGGTGACAATCGCACGGTGAAGCGCGAGATGATCTTTCGCGCCCACGGCCGGTTCGTGGAGTCGCTTGGCGGCCGCTATGTGACTGCGGAGGACGTCGGGACGAGCACCGCCGACATGGACTTCGTGCACATGGAGACCGACTACGTCGCCGGTCTTGCCACGCGGTCGGGCGATCCGTCGCCGGTCACCGCGCGCGGCGTGTTCCGCGCCATCCAGGCCGCGGCGCGTCAGCGCTGGGGATCCGACGAAGTCGCGGGCCGCACCGTCGCGGTGCAGGGCCTTGGCCACGTCGGGACCTACCTGTGCCGCGAGCTGCACGCCCAGGGCGCGAAGCTCGTCGTCACCGACATCGATCCCAACCGCGTCAAACGCGCCGTCGAGGAGTTCGGCGCTGCCGTCGTCGAGCTCGACCAGATCTACAGCGTGCAGGCCGACATCTTCGCCCCCTGCGCACTTGGCGGCATTCTGAACGACGACACCATCCCCGCGCTCAAGGTGGAAATCGTCGCCGGTGCGGCCAACAACCAGCTGCTCGAGGAGCGCCACGGCGTCGAGATCGAGAAGCGCGGCATCCTCTACGCGCCGGATTTCGTGGCCAACGCCGGTGGCGTGATCAACGTGTACAGCGAACTCGCCGGATGGACGTCGCAACGCGCGCTCCGCAAGGCCGACGAGATCTACGACACCACACTCGGCGTGTTCGAGATTGCGCGGGAGCACGGGATCCCGACGTACGAGGCTGCCGATCGATTGGCCGAACGCCGGCTGCAGGCCGTGGGCGGCCTGGTGCGCACCTGGCCGCAATGGCCGAGGAAGAGCTAG
- a CDS encoding acyl-CoA dehydrogenase family protein produces the protein MSWALIPLTEEQRAVQQTARDFARSELAPHSDRWDREAGFDREVVQQLGALGFLGMMIPEAYDGLGLDTCTYLVALEEIAAVDASVAVLMSVHNSLPTQMLLRYGTEEQRQRFLTRMARGEWLGAFALSEPEAGSDAASLRAQAVRDGDHYVLNGVKAWVSHGSMADVILCMARTDMPEERKGARGISTFILTPDMVGLSVGKKEDKMGLRGDATVQLHLDDVRVPRAHLLGEEGMGFIYAMQSLESGRLGIAAQSIGIARAALEHAVAYAAERKQFGKPIKEFQGIQFKLADMATRVTASRALLYAAAAAKDRGEPVTQFASMAKLMSTETAMWVTTQAVQVFGGYGYVKDYPVERLFRDAKVTEIYEGTSEIQRIVIARELYAKS, from the coding sequence ATGTCCTGGGCACTCATACCTCTCACGGAAGAACAACGCGCCGTCCAGCAGACGGCGCGCGATTTCGCACGCAGCGAACTGGCCCCGCACAGCGATCGATGGGATCGCGAAGCCGGCTTTGATCGCGAAGTCGTGCAGCAGCTCGGAGCGCTCGGTTTTCTCGGCATGATGATCCCCGAGGCGTACGACGGTCTCGGGCTCGATACCTGCACCTACCTGGTGGCCCTCGAGGAAATTGCGGCGGTCGACGCGTCGGTGGCCGTGCTCATGAGCGTGCACAACTCGCTGCCCACGCAGATGCTCCTGCGCTACGGCACCGAGGAGCAGCGGCAGCGGTTCCTCACGCGCATGGCGAGGGGCGAGTGGCTGGGCGCCTTCGCCCTCTCGGAACCCGAGGCAGGGTCCGACGCGGCGTCGCTCCGTGCGCAGGCCGTGCGCGACGGCGATCACTACGTCCTCAACGGCGTCAAAGCGTGGGTCTCGCACGGGTCCATGGCCGACGTGATCCTGTGCATGGCGCGCACCGATATGCCCGAGGAACGCAAGGGCGCCCGTGGCATCAGCACCTTCATCCTCACGCCGGACATGGTCGGGCTGTCGGTGGGCAAGAAGGAAGACAAGATGGGCCTGCGCGGTGACGCCACGGTCCAGCTCCACCTGGACGACGTTCGCGTGCCGCGCGCCCACCTGCTGGGCGAGGAGGGGATGGGATTCATCTATGCGATGCAGTCGCTCGAGAGCGGTCGCCTCGGCATCGCCGCGCAGTCGATCGGCATCGCGCGCGCCGCGCTCGAACACGCCGTCGCGTACGCCGCGGAGCGCAAGCAGTTCGGCAAGCCAATCAAGGAGTTCCAGGGGATTCAGTTCAAGCTGGCCGACATGGCCACTCGAGTGACCGCGTCGCGTGCGCTCCTCTACGCCGCCGCAGCCGCCAAGGACCGGGGCGAACCCGTCACCCAGTTCGCGTCGATGGCAAAACTCATGTCGACCGAAACCGCGATGTGGGTCACGACCCAGGCCGTGCAGGTATTCGGCGGCTACGGGTACGTGAAGGACTATCCCGTCGAGCGCCTGTTCCGCGACGCCAAGGTGACCGAGATCTACGAGGGCACCTCCGAAATCCAGCGCATCGTCATCGCCCGCGAACTCTACGCGAAAAGCTGA
- a CDS encoding 3-hydroxybutyryl-CoA dehydrogenase, with translation MSETIAVIGAGQMGNGIAHVFAQGGFPVTMIDVSADALARGRATIEKNMDRQVKKGALDAAAKDAALARLTVATDLAAVAPAGLAIEAATENADLKFRIFADLDRLAAPGAILATNTSSISITEIAARTQRPASVIGMHFMNPVPVMQLVEVIRGLATSDATTARVIELSKALGKVPVEVNDFPGFVANRILMPMINEAVYCLMEGVGSAESIDTVMKLGMNHPMGPLALADLIGLDTCLSILEVLHGGLGDPKYRPCPLLRKYVAAGWLGRKSGRGFFSYA, from the coding sequence ATGAGCGAGACCATCGCCGTCATTGGCGCTGGACAGATGGGGAACGGCATCGCCCACGTGTTTGCCCAGGGCGGCTTTCCCGTGACGATGATCGACGTGTCGGCCGACGCGCTGGCCCGCGGACGCGCGACCATCGAGAAGAACATGGACCGGCAGGTCAAGAAGGGAGCGCTCGACGCCGCCGCGAAGGATGCCGCGCTCGCTCGCCTCACCGTTGCCACCGACCTCGCCGCCGTCGCGCCCGCGGGACTCGCGATCGAGGCGGCGACCGAAAACGCCGACCTCAAGTTCCGCATCTTTGCCGACCTCGATCGGCTCGCCGCACCCGGCGCGATCCTCGCCACCAACACCAGCTCGATCTCCATCACCGAGATCGCCGCGCGCACCCAGCGGCCCGCGTCCGTGATCGGCATGCACTTCATGAACCCCGTGCCGGTCATGCAACTCGTCGAGGTCATTCGCGGCCTCGCCACCAGCGATGCGACCACGGCGCGCGTCATCGAACTGAGCAAGGCGCTCGGCAAGGTGCCGGTCGAGGTCAACGACTTTCCGGGCTTCGTGGCCAACCGCATCCTGATGCCGATGATCAATGAGGCCGTGTATTGCCTCATGGAAGGCGTCGGATCGGCGGAGTCGATCGATACCGTCATGAAGCTCGGCATGAATCACCCCATGGGCCCGCTGGCGCTCGCCGACCTGATCGGGCTCGACACGTGCCTGTCGATTCTCGAGGTACTCCACGGCGGACTGGGCGACCCGAAGTACCGGCCCTGTCCGCTGCTCCGAAAGTACGTGGCGGCGGGTTGGCTCGGTCGCAAGTCGGGGCGCGGGTTCTTCAGCTACGCGTAG
- a CDS encoding CPBP family intramembrane metalloprotease, whose translation MTGDPGEGRTSDAPDLPPRRSVPARYRFLVFVLATAAGILGFRAALSPFGGTIDTMLGARIPAFYLMMTGGLLVGHWWTLRTMEPRGWAVVRLGRGQFGWRQVFAGLALGGFAVGGPSAILLLAGWLRIEPSPPGDWWHAALATLAVLVPAALWEELLTRGYAFSLIRDALGARRAIVVTSVVFGLLHIENAGATWQSIALVMLAGIFLGSILVALDSLYAAWAAHVAWNFVMAGVLHATVSGVGMGSPNYRTVDAGPDWATGGAWGPEAGLLTGGGLLLGIYIMLRRRRRGVDS comes from the coding sequence ATGACGGGCGACCCCGGCGAAGGCCGCACCTCCGATGCCCCCGATCTCCCGCCGCGCCGGTCCGTCCCGGCCCGGTACCGCTTCCTCGTGTTTGTCCTCGCTACCGCGGCGGGTATCCTGGGCTTTCGCGCGGCCTTGTCGCCGTTCGGTGGGACCATCGACACCATGCTCGGCGCCCGCATCCCGGCGTTCTACCTGATGATGACGGGCGGCCTGCTGGTCGGACACTGGTGGACGTTGCGCACGATGGAACCGCGCGGATGGGCCGTCGTGCGGCTCGGTCGCGGGCAGTTCGGTTGGCGCCAGGTCTTCGCGGGCCTGGCGTTAGGCGGCTTCGCCGTCGGCGGCCCATCGGCCATCCTGCTGCTGGCCGGCTGGTTGCGCATCGAGCCCTCGCCGCCGGGAGACTGGTGGCACGCGGCTCTGGCGACGCTGGCCGTGCTCGTGCCCGCCGCGCTCTGGGAGGAACTGCTGACGCGTGGGTACGCGTTCAGCCTGATTCGCGACGCCCTCGGCGCGCGCCGCGCCATCGTCGTCACCAGCGTGGTCTTTGGGCTGCTGCACATCGAGAACGCCGGCGCCACCTGGCAATCCATCGCGCTCGTCATGCTCGCCGGCATCTTTCTCGGCAGCATCCTGGTGGCGCTGGACAGCCTGTACGCCGCCTGGGCCGCCCACGTGGCCTGGAACTTCGTCATGGCTGGTGTGCTGCACGCGACCGTCAGCGGGGTGGGCATGGGGTCGCCGAACTACCGTACCGTGGACGCGGGTCCGGATTGGGCCACCGGTGGAGCGTGGGGACCCGAAGCCGGCCTGCTGACCGGCGGTGGCTTGTTGTTAGGCATCTACATCATGTTGCGGCGACGTCGCCGCGGAGTGGACTCATGA
- a CDS encoding acetyl-CoA C-acyltransferase, with amino-acid sequence MTDTSRIPVIVAAARTPIGRYLGGLAPLQATELGALAIREAVQRSKVPAGEIGEVIMGHVLQGGTGQAPARQAMLKAGVPATVSAVTINKVCGSGLKAVMLAAQAIRAGDQQVVVAGGQESMSNAPHYLYGYRGGVKIGDHPVVDGMIRDGLWCATCNVHMGSHAEYTATRANVTRSRQDELAAQSHARAVAAQEGGKFTAEIVPVELPGKKGPTVVAADEGPRKDSTLESLGRLRPAFPGADPKTLTVTAGNASSLNDGGAALVVTSLAYAQAHGLTVMARIDAYATGATNPQELFFAPVTAVQNLMKKEGTTIGAYDLIEANEAFASQALADGDALGWDWARVNVNGGAIALGHPIGASGARVLVTLLHAMADRGATRGLATLCLGGGDAVALSVSRA; translated from the coding sequence ATGACCGATACGTCCCGGATCCCCGTCATTGTTGCTGCCGCCCGAACGCCGATCGGTCGGTACCTTGGCGGACTGGCCCCCCTGCAGGCTACCGAACTCGGCGCGCTGGCGATCCGCGAGGCCGTGCAGCGCTCGAAGGTGCCTGCGGGCGAGATCGGCGAAGTGATCATGGGCCATGTGCTGCAGGGTGGCACTGGCCAGGCGCCGGCGCGTCAGGCCATGCTCAAGGCCGGCGTTCCGGCGACGGTCTCGGCGGTCACGATCAACAAGGTGTGCGGCTCGGGGCTCAAGGCCGTGATGCTGGCCGCGCAGGCGATCCGTGCCGGAGACCAGCAGGTCGTGGTGGCCGGGGGCCAGGAGTCGATGTCGAACGCACCGCACTATCTGTATGGCTACCGCGGCGGCGTGAAGATCGGCGATCACCCGGTCGTCGACGGCATGATCCGCGATGGGTTGTGGTGCGCGACGTGCAACGTGCACATGGGCAGCCACGCCGAATACACGGCGACCCGCGCGAACGTGACGCGCAGCCGCCAGGACGAGCTGGCCGCGCAGTCGCACGCCAGGGCGGTGGCGGCGCAGGAGGGCGGCAAGTTCACCGCCGAGATCGTGCCGGTCGAGCTTCCCGGGAAGAAGGGGCCGACGGTGGTCGCGGCCGACGAGGGGCCGCGCAAGGACTCGACCCTCGAGTCGTTAGGCCGCCTGCGCCCGGCCTTTCCCGGTGCCGACCCGAAGACGCTCACGGTGACCGCGGGCAATGCGTCGTCGCTGAACGATGGCGGCGCCGCGCTGGTGGTCACCTCACTCGCCTACGCGCAGGCCCATGGGCTCACCGTCATGGCCCGGATCGACGCGTACGCGACGGGGGCGACGAACCCGCAGGAACTCTTCTTTGCCCCGGTCACGGCCGTGCAGAACCTCATGAAGAAGGAAGGGACGACGATCGGCGCCTACGACCTCATCGAAGCCAACGAGGCCTTTGCGTCGCAGGCACTGGCCGACGGCGACGCGCTGGGCTGGGACTGGGCGCGCGTGAACGTCAATGGCGGCGCGATCGCCCTCGGCCATCCCATCGGCGCGAGCGGGGCCCGTGTCCTGGTGACGTTGCTGCACGCGATGGCGGATCGTGGGGCGACCAGGGGACTTGCCACCCTGTGCCTTGGCGGCGGTGACGCCGTGGCGCTCTCCGTGTCGCGCGCCTGA